The sequence GCACGCCAGCCATTATCTAGGGGGCGGGCAAAGGTGACCCCCGTCCCTAACCGGAAGATGCGAGGACGAGTGGCATCATCAAAAGAGTTCAATTCATCTAAGTCGGTCGATTGTAGCTGAATTTCGTCAGAGCCACCGTCAAAAATCTGGGAAACCGATTGCCGTCCAAACGCATTAACCGTATACGAAGTCCGGTAGGGGTCGCCGCCAATCCAGGGGTCAGTAAAGCTGAGGTCAAACAGGAGGGCGCGTTCGCCGACTTGCACTTGTGCGCCCACGCTCTGGTTATTGCCACCCAGGTTAGATTCCGTCAGGTTGATAGCACCAAACAATCCTGAAGAGGAGCTTAAGCCCGCACTAGCTCCAATACTGCCTGTTCGTCGTTCAGTCACGTTAACCACGACCTCAACCTTACGCGGATCGGTTTGGCTAGGGTTGAGCGATAGACTCAGGTCTTCAAAAATACCGAGGGCAAATGCTCGTTGCAAGTCTGCTTGAATAAGATCGCGGTTGAACACATCTCCTGGCTGTGATTCAAACTCGCGGGTGATGATAAAATCACGGGTTCTTCCGCGAATTGGCTCACCCTGGTCATCTGTGGCATCACCATCACGGTTTAAAAAGCGGAGTTGAATGTTTTCAATTTCTCCTTCCGCGACGGCTAGAGTCACCTGACCATCGGGTGCAACTTGGGGAGCATCAATAACCTGGGCTAACACGTAGCCGTTATCTTGATACAGCTTGTTCAGTTCTGCAACCCCTGCCTGGAACTCATTGAGGTTGATGATTCTGCCATATTGCGAGCCGAAAATGCCATCGATCGCCGCTTGGGTCGGCACTTCTTCGCCCTGATAAGTGATTGTTTCAACACTACTACCTTCTAAGCGGACGCTGCGAAGGGAAGGGTTAGGCTCTACGGTGAAGGCAACACGCACCCCCAAGGGTGTATCTTCAGGCGCAACCCGGACGTTGCTGAAAAAGCCAGTGGCAAAGATAGCGTTAATGTCTTCTTGAAGCTGCGATCGCGTCGTCGTCCGTCCTGCCACCGTGCGAATTGCCTGATAGACCGTATTTTGCAAGTCGCCCTCAACCCCTTCAACCGTCACTTCAGCAACCAAAACCCGAGGTTCGGGCGCTGTGGGTTCTGCGGTTGAGGGAGTAGGTAAGGTTCCGGGAGGCAATGGAGCAGGCGGCACTTGGGGAGCTTCTGGAGTTCCTGGATCTGTGGGGATAGGCACCGTTGGGTCTAGAGTCCCTGGATCTACGGGAGTAGGGGGCACTACTGGATCTGGAATAACAGGCGATGGAACAGGATTGGGAACCGGCACCACAGGATCAGTAGGTTGGGTGGGTAAGTCGGTTGGGGAAACGGGAGGCTCAGGAATAGGAGCCTGGTCTCCGGCAGTCGGCGGGTTAAGCTGGGTCTGTTGAACTGGAGTTGCTTGAGCAATCTCTTGGCGATCGCTAGTCGGTGCAACTTCAAGCCAAGCATTGGCGGTCGATCGACTAAACTCAGGCTGCACCTGTTCAGGGGTTACTGCCCCTTTGTTCGCTAGCGGCAACACTAAGCCTTCTAGGTCTTCGTCCAGTTCTAGAGCAGTTGGATTAAAGCTTGCAGCGACCCAATTGTGGGTCGCCTGTTGATCAAGGGCAGGAGCCTGAGCCTGGGCAGGTCTAGTAAAGCTAAACGCTGCGGAAGCAGTCAACACTGCCAGCAAAACGGGAGAACAACGCATATTAATTGGATTATTTGACACTTCCACACACCTAGAACTTTCAGACATCTAGAGCTTATCGCGGGTTCCCGATGCTACACAAAGGTTACCAATGCCATAGAGATTGCTGATCCCATGAGCAAACTGGGTCATTTTACCCTATTGATTGCTCTTACGGTTGAACGGGTTGTGCCAGTACTCGTTCTAGCACTTGGCGATAGGCATCTTCTACGGCACCCAAATCGCGCCGGAACCGATCTTTATCCATCACTCGACGCTCGGGGTCAGTTTCCGCCTGATTCCACAACCGACACGTATCTGGACTAATTTCATCTGCCAGCAGCAGTGTGCCATCCGCAGCCAGACCGAACTCTAGCTTAAAGTCCACCAGTGTAATGCCACAGTGACCAAAGAAATCTGTCAGGATACGGTTAATGTGGAGTGCCATTGTTTCCAGGTGGCTGACTTGAGCAGGGGTGGCGAGTGCCATTAGAAAAAGGCGATCGCGCGTTAGCAAAGGGTCACCTAACGCATCATTCTTGTAATAGAACTCCACTAACGGCTGAGGTAGCACGGTTCCTAACTCAATTCCTGTTTGTTGACAGAGACTACCCGCTGCAATGTTCCTGACGACAACTTCTAGAGGCACAATTTGAACCGACTTAACTCGCATCTCGTTAGCAGAAGGGCGATCGATGTAGTGAGTCAGCACCCCTTGCGCCTCAAGCATTTGAAACAAATGGGTAGAGATGGCACAATTCATCTCGCCCTTACCTACAATACTGCCTCGTTTCTGGGCATTAAACGCCGTTGCATCATCTTTAAAGTGGGTCAGCAAAATATCAGGGTCATCGGTGGTGTAAAGAATTTTGGCTTTGCCTTCGTAAAGTTTTTGACCCGCAGGCTGTACAGACATAGGAAGTTAAGAAGAAAGGGCTTAACTATTTTAGCGGTGAGGTTTCCCTAATCGCGTTATTCGGTAAGGGGACTTGCCTGATACTGGGCGATCGTCTTTAGATATTAAATTTGAGTATCAAATAATACACTCTTTAAATTTTTTACAGGATTAATACAAAGTATCAAGCTTAGCTAATATTGCAATAGAGTTATGATTGGATTAAGAGAAGGTTAACAAAAGTCATCGCAATCAGTAATTTAATTCAGGAAAAATTATGATGACCCATCAATCTGACTTTTTCAGCCCATGCAGCCGCTATTACGGAGAAATTAAACCTCAGAATCTAGCGTTCAATGCAAACCTACAAGAGTTTGCAAACCGTGTCACGCTCATCTGCGGACTAGAAACTAACGGCAAAATGACTCCCGAAGAAGCCTACAGAGATATAGCGTTGCTTTGGAATCAGCTTAAGCGCAGCAAAAAAGAGTTAGGAATTGGACTAGATTAACCGTAGAGAGCCCCATGGCTATTGCGTACTATTGCGAGTCTGCGGCAATCTTTAAACAAATATTGAATTATTCTAGAGCGATAGACTCTTCAACCAGTCAAAGGACTACTTTTTCTCTATGCTGACTATGCTGAATACTAGTGAGTTATAACTTGGGTAAACAGATTTGGTGGCTGTAAGTTTCCAGACCTTAACGCAATTAAACCTATGTTATGAAGCCTGTAGATGTTCAAAAAAGCACTGATTTCTTAAATAAAAGTCGGGCGATCGCTTTCATTGGCTGCATCTGCTGGAGCCTTGGGGCGACCTTACTTAGTCATTTTATTGTAGGGTTATTGTTTTAAGGCTGTTGTTTCATGCACAAGATTCCCGTTACTGTTATTAGTGGCTTTTTAGGCGCTGGAAAAACCACCCTCATTCGCCACTTGCTGCAAAATAATGAAGGTAGACGTATTGCTGTTTTAGTCAATGAGTTTGGCGAAATTGGGATTGATGGAGAGCTACTCCGCGATTGCCAAGTCTGCCCTCCTGAGGACGAAGGAAACGCGGCGCAGACGGCATCAAAAAGCGATGGAACCATCCCCAATAATAGCCCTACTAACATTGTTGAACTGACCAACGGTTGCCTGTGCTGCACAGTTCAAGAAGAATTTTTGCCCACAATGCAAGAACTGCTGAAACGTCGGGATCAACTGGACTGCATTTTAATTGAAACGTCGGGTTTAGCCTTACCCAAGCCCCTAGTGCAAGCCTTTCGCTGGCCTGAGATTCGGGTGGGAGCAACGGTTGATAGCGTCATTACGGTGGTAGATTGCGAAGCTCTATCCAAGGGGCAGGTTGTAGGGGACTTAGAAGCTCTCAACGCCCAACGGCAGGCAGATGCAAGCCTAGAGCATGAAACGCCCATTGAGGAATTATTTGAGGATCAGCTTGCCTGTGCTGACCTCGTGCTGCTCACAAAAGTCGATCGCGTGGATGCTCAAGGACAGGCGCAGGTGCAGCAGTGGTTAAAGCAAGAGTTATCAGACAGCGTTAAGGTTGTGTCATGTGAGCGAGGACAAGTTTCTCCTAGCTTACTGCTAGGCTTTAATGCCGCTGTTGAGGATGACTTGGAGAATCGTCCGAGCCATCATGATACGGAAGAAGAACATGAGCATGATGACGACATTAACTCAGTTCAGTTCATTGTAGATGAATCATTTGAACCCACAGTATTGATCGATCGCTTGCAAGCTTTAGTTAAACAGCAAGAGATTTATCGAGTCAAAGGATTTGTGGATGTGCCGAACAAGTCAATGCGACTGGTACTACAAGGAGTAGGCGATCGCTTCGACTACTTCTATGATCGTCCGTGGAAGTCTGCTGAACTCCGGCAAACAAGGCTAGTGTTAATTGGGCGATCGCTGGATCAAGAACAGGTTAAAGCTAGCCTTCAGTCATTCTAAAGTCTAAGAAAAGTGATTGAGCGATCGCTGTACCCACTTCAATTAGCATTGAGATGGGTACGGTAAATCTCCTTTGATAAACAAATTTTACCCAGTTGCTTGAGATACAGAACTGACCACTTTGAAGATGCTGTAATGAAACAGGCAGAAAGCTTACTCAGCGTCTTCATGCAAAAGGAATATCTTCTTAAGTCAAATGTGATACGTTAAAAGAATATAAAGTCTTACCTCCTACGTCAAATTGAATATTTTTGATATCAAACTGTTTAAGGAGTTTAAAGACTTGGTAAAATTTTACTCAATTACTAAATAACTCAATTACTAAATAGCTAAAGCCCTGCTTGCGTCCGAAAACTGCTTTTGTTCGTGCTGCTCTTTAATGCCCGGTGACATGTTGAGGTTTTACTGAGTACGTAGCTATACATTAAACAAGGAGATTTACATGCGGATTGCACAAATTGCGCCTTTGTGGGAAAGGGTGCCGCCTCCCGCCTATGGCGGCACTGAGTTAGTTGTAAGCTTGCTAGCAGATGAGTTAGTGAAACGCGGGCATGAGGTTACCCTATTTGCCACAGGCGATTCAATTACTCAAGCAAAACTCGACGCGGGCTCTGATTTGCCTTTACGAGCAAAAGGGGTCAGTATCTTAGAATATCCAGTTTATGACTTAGTACGGCTCACGCCTTTATTTGAACGCGCCGATGAGTTTGACATCATTCACTCTCATGTAGATATCAGTGCATTGCCTTACGGCAATTTTGTTAAAACGCCTGTAGTTCACACCGTTCATGGTGTTATTCCAAAAGTAGCTGAGCAACTGTATCAGCTTCATCGTGATCAGCATTACGTCAGCATTTCTAACTCGCAACGGCGGCATGACTTAGGATTGAATTACGTAGATACTGTGTATAACGGCATTAATCCCAGTACTTACAAGTTTCATGCTGAGGCAGCTAACCCTCCTTACCTCGTTTTCTTTGGGCGCATGTCTCCTGAAAAGGGGCCTCAGCTAGCGATCGAAATAGCCAAGCGAGCAGGCTGGCATCTCAAAATGGCGGGCAAAGTTGATCCTACCGATCGTGAGTTTTATGAGCGTGAGGTCGAACCCTTGATTGATGGCGAACAAATTGTTTATTTGGGCGAGGCAAATCATGCTCAAAAGAGCGAAATTATGGGCCCCGCAGTTGCTACCCTTTGTCCTCTCACCTGGGAAGAACCCTTTGGTTTAGTGATGACAGAATCAATGGTTTGCGGCACCCCTGTCATTGCGATCGCCCGTGGTGCAGCCCCAGAACTCATCTTAGATGGCAAAACAGGCTTCCTCTGCAAAGATGTTGAAGCCTGCGTTGAAGCTGTTAATAAAGTTCAAAGCCTCGATCGCCGTGCTTGCCATGATCACGTCATCAACAACTTTAGCAATGCTCGCATGGTAGACGGCTACGAGGCTGTGTATCGTCAGCTCATGGAAGCACGATTTGCAACCAATGGGCACCTCAAACATGCAGCGCTCTCGAACTAAAGCAAAGACAGAAGATTGAGCGTTATTAACCTTTAGTTTTTAACCCTCAGTCTTCCAAATTGCTGAACAGCTTTAAAGAAAAGAAGAAAAAATATTGCAAAATGTCATGTTTCTACAACATAACGACTGATTCTTCTTTCTTTTAGCATTGCCGATGAGAGCAAAAATTGAAAACATTGCCAAAAACAATGAGTTCTCTCAGTTTTCGGAACCCTCTCTTGTTCATAATGGATGGCTAGGCAGTAGAAAGCGAGCCTCCCAATGTGATAAGTCACGGAGTTTGGAATTATGGCTGAGATTTTAGAGCTAGATGGAAGAACGTTTGTCCCCGCCGAGCAACTCGCAATACCGGAGTGGTCTTACGTGACAGGAAAACGGTTGCAACCTACCCTCACGTTGAAAGATGATGATTTATTTATCATTACTGATACGCTAGGCAATATTTCTGGCGATGCGAGTGAAGATGGAAATACGAGCCTGGGGTTGTTTTGTCGCGATACGCGGTTCTTAAGTCGATTAGAACTACAAATTGAGGGGCGATCGCCTGTTTTACTCAGCAGCACCGCCCAAAAAGGATTTGCCCTATCTGTGCTTTGCGCTAACCCCTATGTAGAAGGTCGCCTTCCTGCTGAAATTGTTGGCATTCAACGAGACTTAGTGCTAAACGGCGCGCTGTTTGAAGAGTTTGCGATTACTAATTACAGTCGTGTACCCATTCAGTTTGAGCTAAGCCTTAGCTTTGATGCCGACTTTGCTGACCTGTTTCAAATTCGGGGCTTCACGCGCGAACATCAAGGTCGCCTATTGCGCCAGGTGACAGACAATCCAGAAGCCATGCAAGACTTTGCGGCATTAGCATTAGAAACTGGACAATTAACGCTAGCTTACCAGGGGATAGATGGAGCCGTCGTCGAGTCGCGGATCCAGTTCTCGAATTTGCAGCCCGATGGCTTTAAGGGATATACCGCCATTTGGAAGCTAGAGCTAGAATCTCACGAAACTAAGCAGATCGGCTATCGTTTGCAACCCATGACCAGCAATCGCCCCGCTTCGGTCGTCAGTCCACCGATGACTTTACGGCAGGCGATCGCCGCTGAGTCAATGGAAGAGGGAGACTGGCGCGCCTCTGCCACCAAGATTCGCTCCGACAACCGTGCTTTTAATCAGGTTATTGAACGAGCCGAGCAAGACGTTTATCTCCTGCGCCAAAGCTTTGGCAAGGGCAAAGTTTTGGCGGCTGGCATTCCCTGGTTCTCTACCTTGTTTGGACGCGACTCCATCATTGCTGCCGCCCAAACCCTCATCCTTGATCCAGAGATTGCTCGGCAAACGCTTTACACCTTGGCGCACTATCAAGGCAAGCTTGAAGACGATTGGCGCGAAGAACAACCTGGCAAAATTCTTCACGAACTGCGCCTGGGCGAGATGGCAAGGTGCGGCGAAGTGCCCCATACGCCGTACTATGGCACAGTAGATGCGACCCCTCTCTGGCTGCTGCTTTACGCCGACTACTATGCTTGGACGCACGACCAGGAAACCTTAGAGCAACTCTGGGACTGTGCCCTTGCAGCGATGGATTGGATCGATCGCAACTGCCGCCAGACGGGTTATTTAGCCTACTACCTCATTTCTAAGAGAGGACTGCGAAATCAAGGCTGGAAAGATTCAGAAGACTGCATTGTTTATCGCAACGGCGAGTTAGCAGAAGGGGCAATTTCTCTGTGCGAGGTGCAAGCCTATGTGTACGCCGCCAAGATGAAGCTAAGCGAAGTAGCCAGAATGAAAAAGCGGCTGGACTTATCCGATCGCTGGCAGGAAGAAGCTCGGAGTCTCCAGAATCGGTTTAACCGCGACTTTTGGTTGGAAGACCAAGGCTATTGTGCGATCGCGCTAGATGGAGAAGGGAAACCCGTTGATGGCATCACTTCTAATCCCGGTCATTGTCTAGGTTTAGGCATCCTTTATCCCGATAAAGCCAAAAGCGTAGCCGAACGTCTGCAAGCCCCCGACATGTTCAACGGCTGGGGGATTCGCACCCTGAGCAGCCTGTCGCCAGCCTATAATCCCATGGGTTATCACATTGGCTCGGTGTGGCCTCACGATAATGGCATGATTGCAGCAGGATTGCGATCGCTGGGTCGAGTTGATCAAGCCCTGGAAGTTGCCCAAGGTGTAATTGACATGACGCTCCAGCAGCCCTACCAGCGTCCACCCGAATTATTCTGCGGCTACGAGCGCACAATTGACAATAGCCCCGTCCGCTATCCAGTCGCTTGCTCACCCCAAGCCTGGGCATCGGGAACCATCTTTCAATTCCTGCACATTATGGTAAACCTAGCGCCCGATGCCCCCGGAAACTACCTGCGAATTGTTGACCCGGCTCTGCCTGAGTCAGTTCATCACCTGTCTCTGCACAATCTCCGCATTGGGCAAACGCTAGTAGATCTGGAGTTCGAGCGCTCTGGGAACACGACAGCTTGCCGAGTTACCAAAAAGCGAGGCAACCTCAGAGTAATTATCGAAGCGTAGGTTTTGTCAAAGGCATCTTCCCGGCTGCTTTATTTCTTTTCTGACTGCTTCAAAGAGAATACGCTTCTCTTTGAAGCAGTCAGAAATTTTTTTAAACTGTCCGGGTAAATGCCTTTTGCCTGTGTATCAGATTTAAAGGACTCATGCATCTTCATCCCAACCATCAGCGCTTATCAGGCAATGTCTACAATCAAACCTCGTAAATCACGCAAAGCTTGGCGAAATTGGCTAGAACCCGCGATCGCCGCCCTCCTCGTTGTTCAAGTTCAAGGCACCAGCACCCTTTCTAACCGTGCCCTCGCCGATGAACCTAGTGCCTCTGACCGCCTGCTCGAGCGCACGACGCTCCAGCGAACGCCGTCACCTGTACAGCCTTCGCAATCGTCTCGCCCCCTGCCCTCTGCTTGGACACTCCAAAATTATCAAAATCAGATTTATCAACTGGTTAAGAAAGAAAACCTCAAAGAGTCTCCAGCTACAAGCAAGACGCGCGATCGCGCCCGAAATCAAACCTTGACCACTTTGAGGCAGCTTGATGGGCAAAGCAAAGCCAAACTGCTGACATTTCTAGAAGACTCCAACTTAATTTTTGTAGAAAACGCCGTTATTTCTTTAATTGGGGCAGACCTAAGCAACGCTGATCTCAGCAGCTTCAGCCTGAACAATGCTGACTTCCGCGAAACCGATCTGAGCGACACCACATTAACTCGTACCAACCTGAGCGGAGCAATGTTGTTTCAAGCAAACTTGGGTAGAACAGACGCAAGTTTTGCTAACTTCAGTGGTGCAGAGCTATTTCGAGCAAATTTACGCGAGTCTAACTTGTTGTTGGCAAACCTGAGTGGAGCCAAAGCCAAAGGAGCAGATCTGGGGTTTGCTGACCTCGTCCTAGCCAACCTGCGAGGGATTAACCTGAGCAATGCTAATTTAGGCAGCGCTGACCTTTCCTATGCCAACTTAAGTGGAGCAGAGCTAGCGTTCGCTAATTTTGCAGAAGCGAACCTGGCGTTTGCCAACTTGATGGGAGCAAAGCTGAATGGAGCAGACCTCAGCGGTGCTAACCTTACCGGGGCAGATTTACAAGGCGTTGACCTAAGCGGGGCAAGTTTGCGAAATGCCGATTTGAGCACGGCAAAGCTAGAGGGAGCAAACCTGTTTGGAGCAGATTTGAGTGGTGCGTTGTTGGCAGGGACAACGATGCCAGACGGGAAAGTTAGAAAATAAGCAATGATCTCTTTGCTTGTATAACCGCTTTGCTTAGGTAAGAGCTTGCCGGGGAGATTCTTGCGGCAATTTTGTGATGTCATCCCTTTGCTATGCTCCCTGTTGAAGCAGGCTTAGTTGAGATCAGTTTTTTATAAGAGAAATTGCAAAGCGTACTCATTATGAGTATGATTAACATATGGAATTGATAGCGGGGCAATCTTGAGTTTCAAGAATTGATCTTTCGACGATCGATCGCCTTTCTCTTCCAGCCTCTATGATCAAACCTAAGCTCTACAACAGAGAGGAAACCCGTAATGACAGCGACATTGACCCAAAAAGCAGCTTTAGTTGCAGCCCTCAACCGTGAACAAGCCAACACGCTTGTGGCATATCTCAATTACAAAAAATATCACTGGTTTACGTTTGGTCCTTTGTTCCGCGATGTTCATTTGCTGTTTGATGAACAAGCCACTGAAGTGTTTGCCATGCTGGATGAATTGGCTGAACGCAGCCTCATGATTGACGGCACTCCTGTGGGCGACCCCGCAGATTATTTGACTACGGCTACGGTCACCGCTTCGGTGGGACAACTTTCGCTAAAAGACATGATTGCTGAAGCGATCGCCACTCACGATTTGATCATTGAGGAAATGCATCAAGACGCTGAGGCGGCTAACAAGGCAGGTGATATTGGAACAGCAGATCTGTACACCCGTTTAGTGCAAGTCCATCAAAAACACCGCTGGTTCCTGCGCGAGTTTTTGAAAAAGGGTGATGGTTTAGTCTCTTAATCCGCAGGTACGGCATTATTGAATGCAAGGATCACCTCCCTTCAA is a genomic window of Timaviella obliquedivisa GSE-PSE-MK23-08B containing:
- a CDS encoding pentapeptide repeat-containing protein, whose protein sequence is MSTIKPRKSRKAWRNWLEPAIAALLVVQVQGTSTLSNRALADEPSASDRLLERTTLQRTPSPVQPSQSSRPLPSAWTLQNYQNQIYQLVKKENLKESPATSKTRDRARNQTLTTLRQLDGQSKAKLLTFLEDSNLIFVENAVISLIGADLSNADLSSFSLNNADFRETDLSDTTLTRTNLSGAMLFQANLGRTDASFANFSGAELFRANLRESNLLLANLSGAKAKGADLGFADLVLANLRGINLSNANLGSADLSYANLSGAELAFANFAEANLAFANLMGAKLNGADLSGANLTGADLQGVDLSGASLRNADLSTAKLEGANLFGADLSGALLAGTTMPDGKVRK
- a CDS encoding amylo-alpha-1,6-glucosidase, which codes for MAEILELDGRTFVPAEQLAIPEWSYVTGKRLQPTLTLKDDDLFIITDTLGNISGDASEDGNTSLGLFCRDTRFLSRLELQIEGRSPVLLSSTAQKGFALSVLCANPYVEGRLPAEIVGIQRDLVLNGALFEEFAITNYSRVPIQFELSLSFDADFADLFQIRGFTREHQGRLLRQVTDNPEAMQDFAALALETGQLTLAYQGIDGAVVESRIQFSNLQPDGFKGYTAIWKLELESHETKQIGYRLQPMTSNRPASVVSPPMTLRQAIAAESMEEGDWRASATKIRSDNRAFNQVIERAEQDVYLLRQSFGKGKVLAAGIPWFSTLFGRDSIIAAAQTLILDPEIARQTLYTLAHYQGKLEDDWREEQPGKILHELRLGEMARCGEVPHTPYYGTVDATPLWLLLYADYYAWTHDQETLEQLWDCALAAMDWIDRNCRQTGYLAYYLISKRGLRNQGWKDSEDCIVYRNGELAEGAISLCEVQAYVYAAKMKLSEVARMKKRLDLSDRWQEEARSLQNRFNRDFWLEDQGYCAIALDGEGKPVDGITSNPGHCLGLGILYPDKAKSVAERLQAPDMFNGWGIRTLSSLSPAYNPMGYHIGSVWPHDNGMIAAGLRSLGRVDQALEVAQGVIDMTLQQPYQRPPELFCGYERTIDNSPVRYPVACSPQAWASGTIFQFLHIMVNLAPDAPGNYLRIVDPALPESVHHLSLHNLRIGQTLVDLEFERSGNTTACRVTKKRGNLRVIIEA
- a CDS encoding DNA starvation/stationary phase protection protein yields the protein MTATLTQKAALVAALNREQANTLVAYLNYKKYHWFTFGPLFRDVHLLFDEQATEVFAMLDELAERSLMIDGTPVGDPADYLTTATVTASVGQLSLKDMIAEAIATHDLIIEEMHQDAEAANKAGDIGTADLYTRLVQVHQKHRWFLREFLKKGDGLVS
- the cobW gene encoding cobalamin biosynthesis protein CobW; the encoded protein is MHKIPVTVISGFLGAGKTTLIRHLLQNNEGRRIAVLVNEFGEIGIDGELLRDCQVCPPEDEGNAAQTASKSDGTIPNNSPTNIVELTNGCLCCTVQEEFLPTMQELLKRRDQLDCILIETSGLALPKPLVQAFRWPEIRVGATVDSVITVVDCEALSKGQVVGDLEALNAQRQADASLEHETPIEELFEDQLACADLVLLTKVDRVDAQGQAQVQQWLKQELSDSVKVVSCERGQVSPSLLLGFNAAVEDDLENRPSHHDTEEEHEHDDDINSVQFIVDESFEPTVLIDRLQALVKQQEIYRVKGFVDVPNKSMRLVLQGVGDRFDYFYDRPWKSAELRQTRLVLIGRSLDQEQVKASLQSF
- a CDS encoding phosphoribosylaminoimidazolesuccinocarboxamide synthase, which encodes MSVQPAGQKLYEGKAKILYTTDDPDILLTHFKDDATAFNAQKRGSIVGKGEMNCAISTHLFQMLEAQGVLTHYIDRPSANEMRVKSVQIVPLEVVVRNIAAGSLCQQTGIELGTVLPQPLVEFYYKNDALGDPLLTRDRLFLMALATPAQVSHLETMALHINRILTDFFGHCGITLVDFKLEFGLAADGTLLLADEISPDTCRLWNQAETDPERRVMDKDRFRRDLGAVEDAYRQVLERVLAQPVQP
- a CDS encoding glycosyltransferase family 4 protein gives rise to the protein MRIAQIAPLWERVPPPAYGGTELVVSLLADELVKRGHEVTLFATGDSITQAKLDAGSDLPLRAKGVSILEYPVYDLVRLTPLFERADEFDIIHSHVDISALPYGNFVKTPVVHTVHGVIPKVAEQLYQLHRDQHYVSISNSQRRHDLGLNYVDTVYNGINPSTYKFHAEAANPPYLVFFGRMSPEKGPQLAIEIAKRAGWHLKMAGKVDPTDREFYEREVEPLIDGEQIVYLGEANHAQKSEIMGPAVATLCPLTWEEPFGLVMTESMVCGTPVIAIARGAAPELILDGKTGFLCKDVEACVEAVNKVQSLDRRACHDHVINNFSNARMVDGYEAVYRQLMEARFATNGHLKHAALSN
- a CDS encoding BamA/TamA family outer membrane protein; translation: MRCSPVLLAVLTASAAFSFTRPAQAQAPALDQQATHNWVAASFNPTALELDEDLEGLVLPLANKGAVTPEQVQPEFSRSTANAWLEVAPTSDRQEIAQATPVQQTQLNPPTAGDQAPIPEPPVSPTDLPTQPTDPVVPVPNPVPSPVIPDPVVPPTPVDPGTLDPTVPIPTDPGTPEAPQVPPAPLPPGTLPTPSTAEPTAPEPRVLVAEVTVEGVEGDLQNTVYQAIRTVAGRTTTRSQLQEDINAIFATGFFSNVRVAPEDTPLGVRVAFTVEPNPSLRSVRLEGSSVETITYQGEEVPTQAAIDGIFGSQYGRIINLNEFQAGVAELNKLYQDNGYVLAQVIDAPQVAPDGQVTLAVAEGEIENIQLRFLNRDGDATDDQGEPIRGRTRDFIITREFESQPGDVFNRDLIQADLQRAFALGIFEDLSLSLNPSQTDPRKVEVVVNVTERRTGSIGASAGLSSSSGLFGAINLTESNLGGNNQSVGAQVQVGERALLFDLSFTDPWIGGDPYRTSYTVNAFGRQSVSQIFDGGSDEIQLQSTDLDELNSFDDATRPRIFRLGTGVTFARPLDNGWRASLGAQVQRVTIQDGDGDRVDSDRRFINEDGEVVNRATGRDLTFTSDGVDYLATLQFSASQDRRNNPTATTSGSLLRFSTEQSLPLDGILFNRLRASYSYFIPTSLTRFTTGCRQEDRTPTDCPETIALSAQVGTVLGDLPPYEAFALGGDGSVRAYDGGEIGSGRSFAQITAEYRFPIVSIVSGILFVDAASDLGSGDSVPGNPAGDRGKPGSGFGYGAGLQVNSPLGQIRVFYGIADDGSNRFSFGLGERF